Proteins found in one Agaribacterium sp. ZY112 genomic segment:
- a CDS encoding PAS domain-containing sensor histidine kinase — MNRKKLSKFMLWRLVGLQRSYSFSILALLPSFFAIIFLLYLGKYDALEVLTMLVVVLLPTAFFLLAHWYSSYRPWQAVANILMSFRENDYSLRSSVTKSSDIVNTVQRELNGVADFLAISRSSVYETQKLMARILAEVDLAVFLFDNNKKLVMANRYGAELFAKSAHELEGMAIDELDLTFAQLAAHTSVHEHSFPLRKSRWLVKHSAYRQQGLPYQFFMLADIGRDLREEELEAWRKLTRILSHEINNALTPLKTTVGSMSRTLNRGQLYDGWQDDFTEGLRIIDARIDNLNRLVNSYSQLARLPAPQKQETLVSSLLERIVADYPQCSLSLKLGPELKIDIDSAQIEQVLINLIKNAHEASTQQQEVELSWYAQAAELTIMVKDQGCGIENPDNLFIPYFTTKPQGSGIGLVLSRQIIEAHKGRLDLVNNKAGPGCTACITLPL, encoded by the coding sequence ATGAATAGGAAAAAATTAAGCAAGTTCATGCTTTGGCGTCTTGTAGGCTTACAGCGAAGTTATAGCTTTAGCATATTGGCTTTATTACCTAGTTTCTTTGCCATCATTTTTTTATTGTACCTCGGTAAATACGATGCTTTAGAAGTGCTGACTATGTTGGTTGTCGTACTTTTACCTACCGCCTTTTTCTTATTAGCGCATTGGTATAGCTCATATCGGCCGTGGCAGGCTGTTGCAAATATACTAATGAGCTTTCGAGAGAATGACTATTCATTGCGCTCTAGCGTTACTAAAAGCTCCGATATTGTTAATACCGTTCAGCGTGAGTTAAACGGCGTGGCTGATTTTTTAGCGATTAGTCGAAGTAGTGTTTATGAAACTCAAAAACTCATGGCAAGGATCTTGGCCGAGGTGGATCTTGCCGTCTTTCTATTTGATAACAATAAAAAGTTGGTCATGGCTAATCGCTATGGGGCTGAGCTGTTTGCTAAATCTGCTCATGAACTTGAAGGCATGGCTATTGATGAGCTTGACTTAACTTTTGCTCAATTAGCTGCACATACTAGCGTACATGAGCATAGCTTCCCTCTGCGGAAAAGTCGTTGGTTAGTTAAACACAGCGCTTATAGGCAGCAAGGCTTACCTTATCAGTTCTTTATGTTGGCAGATATTGGTCGTGACTTGAGGGAAGAAGAGTTAGAGGCTTGGAGAAAACTCACCCGTATCCTTTCTCATGAAATCAATAATGCATTAACACCGTTAAAAACAACGGTGGGAAGTATGAGTCGTACTTTAAATCGAGGTCAGCTCTACGATGGTTGGCAGGATGACTTTACGGAAGGCTTAAGGATTATTGATGCTCGTATCGATAATTTAAACCGCTTGGTTAACAGTTACAGTCAGCTTGCACGCCTGCCTGCACCACAAAAACAAGAAACCCTAGTCTCAAGCTTATTAGAAAGAATCGTCGCAGATTATCCTCAGTGCTCTTTATCGCTAAAGCTTGGGCCAGAGCTAAAAATTGATATCGACAGCGCTCAGATAGAGCAAGTCTTGATTAATTTAATTAAAAATGCGCACGAAGCGAGTACGCAGCAGCAAGAAGTAGAGCTGAGCTGGTATGCTCAGGCGGCGGAGCTAACAATAATGGTAAAAGATCAAGGTTGTGGTATTGAGAACCCAGATAACTTGTTTATTCCGTATTTCACGACAAAGCCCCAAGGTAGTGGTATTGGTTTAGTGCTCTCTCGCCAAATTATTGAAGCGCATAAGGGGCGATTAGATTTGGTTAATAATAAAGCCGGCCCCGGCTGCACAGCCTGCATCACACTGCCTTTATAG
- a CDS encoding glycosyltransferase family 9 protein, whose product MRKSLQPKSIFIVRLSSLGDVVMASPIAEVLKQQFPKSRIVWAVQKESAEILQNNPWIDELFIWDKNHWKELWQQRKWKELWNEIRKTRTELRAQRFDIALDLQGLLKSGFFTWLSGAKQRIGIGSREGSYWFMHKMVSRNVANREQMGADYRYLVNQMGWNDHQWRVDITCDDESKEHADELLAKTCKPDEKFAVICPFTTREQKHWSDDYWQQLVLRIRGRYQLKTIILGARHEGTKGQQLARRCGAINLAGQTGLQDAINIMRKASIVIGVDNGLTHISQAMTVPSLALFGPSCPYRHSGCDNSRVLFMDLNCSPCKRKPSCGGTYDCMKDLNPDFVLAEIKRLFKVQALIEEDD is encoded by the coding sequence ATGCGTAAATCCCTGCAACCTAAATCTATCTTTATCGTACGCCTTAGCTCGCTTGGCGATGTCGTTATGGCTAGCCCTATCGCAGAGGTCTTAAAGCAACAGTTCCCAAAGTCTCGTATTGTTTGGGCGGTACAAAAAGAAAGTGCTGAAATTCTGCAGAACAACCCGTGGATAGATGAACTCTTCATATGGGATAAAAACCATTGGAAGGAGCTTTGGCAACAACGGAAGTGGAAAGAGCTTTGGAATGAAATACGCAAAACACGAACGGAACTACGAGCACAACGGTTTGATATCGCCCTAGATCTGCAAGGCCTTTTAAAAAGTGGCTTTTTTACTTGGTTAAGTGGAGCCAAACAACGAATCGGCATCGGATCTCGCGAAGGAAGCTACTGGTTTATGCATAAAATGGTCAGTAGGAATGTCGCCAATCGTGAGCAGATGGGAGCCGACTACCGCTATCTCGTAAATCAGATGGGCTGGAATGATCATCAATGGCGTGTGGACATCACTTGTGATGATGAATCCAAAGAACATGCAGATGAGCTACTCGCAAAAACATGTAAGCCCGATGAAAAGTTTGCCGTAATTTGCCCCTTCACTACACGGGAACAAAAACACTGGAGTGATGACTACTGGCAACAATTAGTGCTGCGTATTCGAGGACGCTACCAGCTAAAAACGATTATTCTTGGAGCCCGCCACGAAGGTACGAAAGGGCAACAACTCGCAAGGCGTTGCGGGGCAATAAATCTTGCAGGGCAAACAGGCTTACAAGATGCAATCAATATTATGCGCAAAGCCAGTATCGTTATTGGTGTCGATAATGGTTTAACTCATATTAGCCAAGCAATGACTGTTCCTTCGCTCGCCCTTTTTGGGCCAAGCTGCCCTTATCGCCATAGTGGTTGTGATAATAGCCGAGTTTTGTTTATGGACCTCAACTGCTCCCCATGCAAACGTAAGCCAAGCTGTGGTGGAACTTACGACTGCATGAAAGATCTCAATCCTGACTTTGTACTGGCAGAGATTAAACGTTTATTTAAAGTGCAAGCCCTCATTGAGGAAGACGATTAA
- a CDS encoding methyl-accepting chemotaxis protein, with product MRHSEPVMQKEVVLQEGDEMVSATDSKGVITYCNQTFCDVGKYSKEELIGQAHNIVRHPEMPQTAFKMLWRDLQFGKPWMGVLKNRCKDGAFYWVDAYITPLRKGKTISGYESVRIKPERAAVKRAEYVYKRMNKGQAALPWLFVLWQRYMLSIVSFLAALCFFFVFGTLVGLSFATVVIAALVSGIGAGVLAQLIFTVYLQSSLEGARDIIHDPIAAYIYTGSCNSLGEIRLGQIAAQARLRTALGRFVESAQALSEKSYNTQLQAQAGDDAMQRQQGEVAAVANAIEQMAQAVQEVAEGASASSDATQMAVSEVESGKAILQQAQDEINRLADRVSSLGSLVEKLSNDSEQIASVVNVIRGIAEQTNLLALNAAIEAARAGDQGRGFAVVADEVRTLAQRTQDSTQDIENIITNLSDATEGTSSAMESCLGLASSSVDEMGAVVGALESVTASVENIDLLSQRIAAAAEEQASTAQDIEGNTRAMAQLSEEAKAQAGMTVDISGELSELAAHQRKLAERFR from the coding sequence ATGCGTCATAGCGAGCCTGTAATGCAAAAAGAGGTTGTATTACAAGAAGGGGATGAAATGGTATCTGCAACAGATAGCAAAGGCGTCATAACTTACTGTAATCAAACATTCTGTGATGTTGGAAAATATTCAAAAGAAGAGCTTATTGGTCAGGCTCACAATATTGTTCGTCATCCCGAAATGCCACAAACAGCGTTTAAGATGCTGTGGAGGGATTTGCAGTTTGGTAAGCCATGGATGGGGGTTTTAAAAAACCGCTGTAAGGACGGGGCCTTTTACTGGGTCGATGCTTATATAACACCGTTACGTAAAGGTAAGACAATAAGCGGCTATGAGTCTGTTCGTATTAAACCTGAGCGAGCTGCCGTTAAACGAGCAGAGTATGTCTATAAGCGGATGAATAAGGGGCAGGCGGCACTGCCCTGGCTATTTGTTTTATGGCAGCGTTATATGTTGTCGATTGTCTCTTTTTTAGCTGCTCTGTGTTTCTTTTTTGTTTTCGGTACATTAGTTGGGTTGAGCTTTGCCACGGTTGTGATTGCGGCTTTAGTTTCAGGTATTGGGGCCGGTGTGTTAGCGCAGTTGATATTTACTGTGTATTTACAGAGCTCATTAGAAGGGGCTAGAGACATTATTCACGACCCCATAGCTGCTTATATTTATACCGGTAGTTGTAATTCTCTAGGAGAAATTCGCCTTGGACAAATTGCCGCTCAAGCTCGTTTAAGAACGGCGCTTGGGCGTTTTGTTGAGTCTGCTCAGGCGCTTAGCGAGAAAAGTTACAATACTCAGCTTCAAGCTCAAGCAGGGGATGACGCTATGCAGCGTCAGCAAGGAGAGGTTGCTGCTGTAGCCAATGCTATAGAGCAAATGGCTCAAGCAGTTCAAGAAGTGGCTGAAGGAGCTAGTGCAAGCTCTGATGCAACACAAATGGCAGTGAGTGAAGTAGAATCGGGAAAAGCTATTCTGCAGCAAGCTCAAGACGAAATTAATCGCTTGGCTGATCGAGTTTCAAGCCTTGGCTCTTTAGTCGAAAAGCTTAGTAATGATAGTGAGCAAATAGCCTCAGTTGTTAATGTGATCCGTGGCATTGCAGAACAAACAAATTTACTTGCTTTAAATGCTGCGATTGAAGCTGCACGAGCAGGGGATCAGGGACGAGGTTTTGCTGTTGTTGCCGATGAGGTTAGGACGCTAGCTCAGCGCACACAAGATTCCACTCAAGATATCGAAAACATCATTACGAACTTATCTGATGCGACTGAGGGAACTTCGTCGGCGATGGAGAGCTGTTTAGGTTTGGCATCCAGTAGTGTTGATGAGATGGGGGCCGTGGTGGGGGCTTTGGAGTCTGTTACTGCTTCGGTTGAAAATATCGATTTGTTAAGTCAGCGTATTGCCGCTGCAGCAGAAGAGCAGGCCAGTACTGCGCAAGACATAGAAGGTAATACTCGTGCTATGGCGCAGCTTTCTGAGGAAGCTAAAGCTCAAGCTGGGATGACGGTTGATATTAGTGGTGAGTTGTCAGAGCTTGCGGCGCATCAACGCAAGCTCGCTGAACGTTTTCGCTAG
- a CDS encoding acyl-CoA thioesterase — MSSSTHTTAFTVRDYELDMQGVVNNGVYNNYFEHARHEFLLSKGVDFAALAQQGINLVVARIETDYKRSLRSGDRFKVETEVHKLSRLKFNFSQRIVTEHGDIAAQALVTGVAVDAESLRPMKLDNLDMLFENN; from the coding sequence ATGAGCAGCTCCACACACACCACGGCATTCACTGTCCGCGATTATGAACTCGATATGCAAGGCGTCGTGAATAACGGCGTTTACAACAATTATTTTGAGCATGCCCGCCATGAGTTTTTATTGAGCAAAGGTGTCGACTTTGCCGCTCTCGCTCAACAAGGTATCAACCTAGTCGTTGCACGCATAGAAACGGATTATAAGCGCTCTTTACGTAGCGGCGACCGTTTTAAAGTCGAAACAGAAGTGCACAAGCTATCGAGACTTAAGTTTAATTTCTCTCAACGTATCGTGACTGAACACGGTGATATTGCTGCTCAAGCCTTGGTGACCGGTGTCGCTGTTGATGCCGAAAGCCTGCGCCCGATGAAACTTGATAACTTAGATATGCTGTTTGAGAACAACTAA
- the csrA gene encoding carbon storage regulator CsrA, translating into MLVLTRKKGEVLMVGDDVVITFLETRGNQVKVGIEAPRDVAIHRKEIYDRIQAERAANDASISVGS; encoded by the coding sequence ATGTTGGTACTTACTCGTAAAAAAGGCGAAGTGTTAATGGTTGGCGATGATGTGGTGATTACATTTTTAGAGACTCGCGGCAACCAAGTTAAGGTAGGCATAGAAGCTCCTCGCGATGTTGCAATACACCGTAAAGAAATTTACGACCGTATCCAAGCAGAGCGCGCTGCAAACGATGCGAGCATCTCAGTAGGCTCATAA
- a CDS encoding carboxymuconolactone decarboxylase family protein — protein sequence MSHFQQVTKDINSKLAEFQKRMPETMKGFGQMASVSKKDSALDAKTKELIATAIAIAARCEGCLGFHAKACVKLGVNREEFESMLEVAMYMGGGPSVMTAAEAMNAYEEFGGESL from the coding sequence ATGAGCCACTTTCAACAAGTAACTAAAGACATCAATAGCAAACTAGCCGAATTCCAAAAACGTATGCCTGAAACCATGAAAGGCTTTGGTCAAATGGCTTCTGTCAGCAAAAAAGACAGTGCCCTAGACGCTAAAACAAAAGAGCTAATAGCAACAGCTATTGCAATTGCTGCACGCTGTGAAGGTTGCTTAGGCTTTCATGCTAAGGCTTGCGTAAAACTTGGAGTTAACCGAGAAGAATTTGAGTCGATGCTCGAAGTAGCCATGTATATGGGCGGTGGGCCTTCAGTCATGACAGCAGCAGAAGCCATGAACGCTTATGAAGAATTTGGCGGAGAAAGCCTATAA
- a CDS encoding sigma-54-dependent transcriptional regulator → MAEQVAPLCILVADDQGDIRRSAELLFKSEGIQSRGASSPAQVERAIKEQVFDLILLDMNYQSDTTSGHEGLNLIELIRKQHEHVPIVVMTAWASVEMAVEAMKLGANDFICKPWDVERLLSIVKTQVALTRALQRQSHLESENRILKEQQKTELSTNSAVMKDLVQDFECMASSDAGLLLSGENGTGKTRMARLCHDLSDRKGGPFISVNMGALAESVFESEIFGHEKGAFTGADAQRIGRYELADGGTLFLDEIANITEKQQAVLLHLLETGEFERVGSSRTRSADVRIICATNADLQQEVSEGRFRQDLFYRINTLSIRIPALRERVEDIPVLADYFLVRFKEKYNKSELGFSDSAYQLMQSHSWPGNIRELEHSIERAVLLSRGAPIGISELGLAQVEQSTHSSGLGSLTSSEYSFEGKTLAQVEYDMLDAALVKHMRKPDEAAKALGVSRSAFYRKLSKHGFDLS, encoded by the coding sequence ATGGCAGAACAAGTAGCGCCACTTTGTATATTAGTGGCAGATGATCAAGGTGATATAAGGCGTTCTGCCGAATTGCTGTTTAAAAGTGAGGGTATACAGTCTCGCGGAGCAAGTTCTCCTGCTCAGGTCGAGCGAGCCATTAAGGAGCAAGTGTTTGATCTGATCTTACTGGATATGAACTATCAGTCGGATACAACCTCGGGGCATGAAGGCTTGAATCTGATAGAGCTTATTCGCAAGCAACACGAGCACGTTCCTATTGTGGTGATGACAGCATGGGCTTCTGTTGAAATGGCTGTAGAAGCCATGAAGCTCGGTGCGAATGACTTTATTTGCAAACCCTGGGATGTTGAACGCTTACTCAGCATTGTCAAAACGCAAGTTGCATTAACACGAGCACTGCAACGCCAGAGTCATCTGGAGAGCGAAAACCGCATTCTCAAGGAGCAGCAAAAAACCGAGCTCAGTACTAATTCGGCTGTGATGAAGGACTTAGTGCAAGACTTTGAGTGTATGGCGAGCTCGGATGCGGGGCTGTTACTTTCGGGTGAAAATGGTACGGGTAAAACTCGTATGGCCAGGCTTTGTCATGATCTAAGTGATAGAAAAGGCGGCCCTTTTATCAGTGTGAATATGGGGGCTCTGGCTGAAAGTGTTTTCGAAAGTGAAATATTTGGCCATGAAAAAGGTGCATTCACAGGCGCAGACGCTCAGCGTATAGGGCGCTATGAGCTTGCCGATGGTGGCACCTTATTTTTAGATGAAATTGCCAATATTACTGAAAAGCAGCAGGCGGTTTTATTGCACTTGTTAGAAACTGGGGAGTTTGAGCGAGTTGGAAGCTCGCGTACTCGCAGTGCCGATGTGCGAATTATTTGTGCGACCAATGCTGATCTACAGCAAGAAGTCAGCGAGGGGCGCTTTAGGCAAGATTTATTTTATCGTATTAATACCTTGTCTATTCGTATCCCAGCACTGCGCGAACGAGTGGAAGACATCCCTGTGTTGGCTGATTATTTCTTAGTACGCTTTAAAGAGAAATACAATAAATCAGAGCTAGGGTTTAGTGATAGCGCTTATCAACTTATGCAAAGCCACTCTTGGCCTGGAAATATTAGGGAGCTTGAGCACAGTATTGAGCGAGCCGTTTTATTAAGTCGGGGGGCTCCTATAGGTATTAGCGAGCTCGGTTTAGCTCAAGTGGAGCAGAGTACTCATTCATCAGGGCTGGGTTCATTAACTTCTAGTGAGTACAGTTTTGAAGGTAAAACCCTAGCTCAAGTTGAGTACGATATGCTTGATGCTGCTTTAGTCAAACATATGAGAAAGCCCGATGAAGCCGCTAAAGCCTTAGGGGTGAGCCGCAGTGCGTTTTACCGAAAGCTAAGTAAACACGGCTTTGATTTGTCATGA
- a CDS encoding ABC transporter substrate-binding protein: MTRSILRLLISLFVLSPVLTCYALETVSVGLQFSRGDQRLQVQRQIKRFEQSNPDIKIDLWAYSETNYTGNIELWLSQQSGPQLLMWYGGQRLKHYIEHQSLQNIDNFWQTEQLEHAFAKPVSATANYKGHNYAIPLSYSLYSLYYTEAPFKQLGISIPSTWQEVLRACKLFDEEDLSLFSFGGQTQWSVHGWFDYLNLRINGLEFYEQLLSGVLSYEDPKVKRVFDHWAALLNTNCFNANHLQLTNKKAFPRLLHKLSGMMLLNNIPEVGAPNIEIKRVKYNPFPTINDKHAPYTLSPVNVLVVPSYTKLSPAVLKVMSLFASAEFQYAMNGPVGRPPARNDHSLELNEKAQKLAQAIRQSPGGVQYFDRDTDIRFASQTPQIMLEFMQHRDSTRACKELEQLRQQLLHIDRTLSEE; encoded by the coding sequence ATGACACGCTCAATCTTGCGCCTTTTGATATCTCTCTTTGTACTCAGCCCAGTACTAACTTGTTATGCGCTAGAGACTGTGAGTGTGGGCCTGCAGTTCTCACGAGGAGATCAGCGTTTACAGGTACAGCGACAAATCAAGCGGTTTGAGCAATCCAACCCAGATATAAAAATAGACTTATGGGCTTATTCCGAAACAAACTACACCGGCAATATTGAACTCTGGCTAAGCCAACAAAGCGGGCCTCAGTTGCTAATGTGGTACGGGGGACAACGGCTTAAGCACTATATTGAACACCAGTCCTTACAGAACATCGATAACTTCTGGCAAACTGAACAACTAGAACATGCTTTTGCCAAACCAGTAAGCGCAACAGCGAATTATAAAGGGCATAACTATGCCATACCGCTTTCTTACTCACTCTATTCCCTGTACTACACCGAGGCACCTTTTAAGCAGCTCGGCATTTCAATACCAAGCACTTGGCAAGAAGTCTTAAGAGCCTGCAAATTATTTGATGAGGAAGACTTAAGCTTATTTAGTTTTGGGGGGCAAACACAGTGGTCTGTTCACGGCTGGTTTGACTACCTAAATCTACGCATCAATGGCTTAGAGTTCTATGAACAGTTACTAAGTGGAGTGCTTAGCTATGAAGACCCAAAAGTTAAACGTGTCTTTGACCACTGGGCCGCTTTACTAAACACAAATTGTTTTAACGCAAACCATTTACAGCTGACCAATAAAAAGGCTTTCCCACGTTTACTGCATAAGCTTTCAGGCATGATGTTACTAAATAATATTCCTGAGGTAGGCGCGCCGAATATTGAAATCAAGCGAGTAAAATACAACCCTTTTCCAACCATTAACGACAAACACGCCCCCTATACTCTTAGCCCAGTTAATGTCCTTGTTGTACCAAGTTATACCAAACTAAGCCCTGCGGTGTTAAAAGTCATGAGCTTATTTGCAAGTGCGGAATTTCAGTATGCGATGAACGGCCCTGTTGGTCGTCCACCCGCAAGAAATGACCACTCCTTAGAGCTTAATGAAAAAGCTCAAAAGCTGGCTCAGGCCATTCGCCAAAGCCCCGGTGGCGTGCAATACTTTGACAGGGATACAGATATTAGATTCGCCTCTCAGACGCCTCAGATCATGTTGGAATTTATGCAGCACAGGGATTCAACTAGAGCTTGTAAGGAGTTAGAGCAACTGCGTCAACAATTACTTCACATTGATCGGACTCTGTCAGAAGAATAA
- a CDS encoding DUF885 family protein: MRLVILFFLIYFLSACSDSSDSVDDIQPSSQAQKILALEASADANRLFDEIFESLLKRSPESQTYLGYKEGKDRWDDLSDSYAQETKELEQSWLVKLEQLNTSNLDAQTLLSYQLLVQQLKNSIADFKWRHHDYAVNQMFGVHSAIPSLLINAHTVGDEADALAYISRLNAVPMKIDQLLLSMDKQKELGISLPAFVFPLVIDDSRNVISGAPFDNDDDSAIWADFKKKTASFANAEKLQQQAKQALLEKFRPAYIELIAYLQELESQTKSSNGVWALPEGKEYYSVKLTRTTTTALTADEIHQIGLDNVDRIHAEMKGIKKAVGFNGDLADFFEFMRTDSQFYFSDDERGRKAYLEANQAYIDVMSSRLDELFITKPLAELEVKPVEAFREKSAGKAFYQRPAPDGSRPGRYYVNLYNMKDVSKYQMEALAYHEALPGHHMQIAIAQELKGIPKFRKFGGYTAYIEGWGLYSERIPKEMGLYEDPYSDFGRLAMELWRATRLVVDTGLHSKKWSREQAINYLVENTPNSERDCRRAIERYMVMPSQATAYYVGMREILTLRAEAKQSLGERFDIREFHDVILAQGALPLSVLREQVYEWLEFNRLPQ; this comes from the coding sequence GTGCGTTTAGTCATTTTATTTTTTCTTATTTATTTCTTATCTGCTTGTAGTGACAGCTCTGACTCTGTAGATGATATTCAGCCTTCTAGTCAGGCACAAAAAATACTGGCATTAGAAGCATCTGCCGACGCTAATCGTTTATTTGATGAAATCTTTGAAAGTTTACTTAAGAGAAGTCCAGAGAGTCAGACCTATCTTGGTTATAAAGAAGGCAAGGATCGTTGGGATGATTTATCCGACTCTTATGCTCAAGAAACAAAAGAGCTCGAGCAAAGCTGGTTAGTTAAGCTCGAGCAATTAAATACATCTAATTTAGATGCTCAGACCTTATTGAGCTACCAGCTTCTTGTACAACAACTAAAAAATAGTATCGCTGATTTTAAATGGCGTCATCATGACTATGCAGTGAATCAAATGTTCGGTGTACATAGCGCTATCCCATCTTTATTGATAAATGCACACACAGTGGGTGATGAGGCTGATGCTCTTGCTTACATTTCTCGTTTAAATGCCGTTCCGATGAAAATCGATCAGTTATTGTTGAGTATGGATAAACAAAAAGAGCTAGGAATTAGTTTACCTGCTTTTGTATTTCCTTTGGTTATTGATGATAGTCGTAACGTTATTAGCGGCGCTCCGTTCGACAATGACGATGACAGTGCGATATGGGCTGATTTTAAAAAGAAAACAGCTTCTTTTGCGAATGCTGAAAAGCTTCAACAGCAAGCAAAACAGGCCTTATTAGAGAAATTTAGACCTGCTTATATAGAGCTTATTGCTTATTTACAGGAACTGGAATCGCAAACAAAAAGCAGTAATGGTGTATGGGCGTTACCTGAGGGTAAAGAATATTATTCGGTTAAATTAACTCGTACGACCACGACTGCTCTAACTGCAGACGAGATTCATCAGATAGGTTTGGATAATGTTGATCGTATTCATGCGGAAATGAAAGGCATAAAAAAAGCAGTTGGTTTTAATGGTGATCTTGCTGATTTTTTTGAGTTTATGCGTACAGACAGTCAGTTCTATTTCTCTGATGATGAGCGTGGTCGAAAGGCATATTTAGAGGCGAATCAAGCCTATATTGATGTGATGAGTTCCCGTCTTGATGAGTTGTTTATTACTAAGCCTTTGGCTGAGTTAGAGGTGAAGCCTGTTGAAGCTTTTCGCGAAAAGTCTGCGGGTAAGGCATTTTACCAGCGCCCAGCTCCGGATGGTTCACGCCCCGGCCGCTATTACGTTAATCTTTATAATATGAAAGATGTTAGTAAATACCAAATGGAGGCACTGGCTTACCACGAAGCTTTACCTGGACACCATATGCAAATTGCGATTGCTCAGGAGTTAAAGGGCATTCCAAAGTTTAGAAAGTTTGGAGGTTACACCGCTTATATCGAAGGTTGGGGGCTTTATTCGGAGCGCATACCGAAAGAGATGGGCTTATATGAGGATCCATATTCTGATTTTGGTCGTTTAGCAATGGAGCTATGGCGAGCTACACGCTTGGTTGTAGATACTGGTTTGCACTCAAAAAAATGGAGTCGTGAACAGGCCATTAATTATTTAGTTGAAAATACGCCTAACTCTGAGCGTGATTGTCGTCGAGCTATTGAGCGCTATATGGTGATGCCTTCACAGGCAACGGCCTATTATGTTGGCATGAGAGAGATATTAACCTTAAGGGCGGAGGCAAAACAAAGTCTTGGTGAGCGTTTTGATATTCGTGAATTTCACGATGTTATTTTAGCGCAAGGCGCTTTACCTTTAAGTGTCTTGCGTGAGCAGGTTTATGAATGGCTCGAGTTTAATCGTCTTCCTCAATGA
- the ylqF gene encoding ribosome biogenesis GTPase YlqF yields MLINWYPGHMHKAQKEVRKIMPSVDIVIEVCDARLPFSSANPMLEQIRANKPSLKVLTKSDLADPKATKLWLDALCQGDSSDALAITKDNPSIARTIPDRARKLLKGRANQFKAIKALILGIPNVGKSTLINTLAGKKIASVGNEPAVTKAQQKIKIADDFLLIDSPGMTWPGSKSEIVNYRLATSGAIRDTAMSYDDVGIFAAEFMAERYPEQLMKAYQLPSLKEEGWQILEQIAKKRGCMQRGGADFQRVGELLVRELRAGKLGRITLEQPGADCDHLKTN; encoded by the coding sequence ATGCTTATCAACTGGTACCCGGGCCATATGCACAAAGCCCAAAAAGAAGTGCGCAAGATCATGCCATCGGTCGATATTGTGATAGAGGTCTGTGATGCCCGCCTACCTTTCTCCAGTGCCAACCCTATGCTAGAACAGATCCGCGCAAACAAACCCAGCCTAAAGGTGCTAACTAAAAGTGACTTAGCCGACCCTAAAGCAACTAAGCTCTGGCTAGACGCCCTATGCCAAGGCGATAGTAGCGATGCCCTGGCAATCACCAAAGATAATCCAAGTATTGCCCGCACTATTCCAGATCGCGCCCGCAAGCTGCTAAAAGGCCGAGCGAATCAATTTAAAGCTATTAAGGCCCTGATTTTAGGTATTCCGAATGTCGGTAAATCGACCTTGATTAATACTTTGGCAGGAAAAAAAATTGCCTCTGTAGGTAATGAACCAGCCGTGACCAAAGCTCAACAAAAAATAAAAATTGCCGATGACTTTTTGTTAATAGACAGCCCCGGTATGACTTGGCCCGGTTCAAAAAGTGAAATTGTAAATTACCGGCTTGCGACCAGCGGCGCAATAAGAGATACCGCAATGTCCTATGATGATGTAGGTATTTTTGCTGCTGAATTTATGGCTGAACGCTATCCCGAGCAGTTGATGAAAGCATATCAACTGCCTTCACTAAAAGAAGAAGGCTGGCAAATACTGGAACAAATAGCTAAAAAGCGAGGCTGCATGCAACGCGGCGGAGCCGACTTTCAGCGCGTTGGGGAATTACTCGTACGTGAATTAAGAGCAGGAAAACTAGGCCGCATCACCTTAGAGCAGCCCGGTGCCGACTGCGACCATTTAAAGACAAACTAG